One Triticum dicoccoides isolate Atlit2015 ecotype Zavitan chromosome 5B, WEW_v2.0, whole genome shotgun sequence genomic window carries:
- the LOC119310341 gene encoding uncharacterized protein LOC119310341 — translation MDPPTAAAAMRRWENLQEDLVGCIGDGVEDLKCYASVRGACTAWRRALKPPSPLLLIGQNSTATAFSLPTRRSFSVRAIPGPYFGSKDGWVAYLSDCWPWLWAGFCVFILSNPMTALDVFLPLLGCENRLVTKVVFAPSPAKDDFTAAAICGVTGLGYVVAWDKEWTILDPLRLHARYQLTDVLFYGKGTVYYLTWCGDVHVLHLAELRRIGPTLVTTVEPLLSANNHPFEFDPETSFKPFHGKLSSFTGAKHLVFCEGNLYQIWGNASCRVNLCLPSGSGRRWVEQNEIFVLRYYPQHQPCWDAVTGLGAYSVFVGRNNAVSIYAQGVSRLKGNCVYWISRFTSYVVGF, via the exons ATGGATCCACCTACGGCCGCGGCCGCCATGCGGCGCTGGGAGAATCTCCAAGAAGACCTCGTCGGTTGCATCGGCGACGGGGTCGAGGACCTCAAGTGCTACGCCAGCGTGCGGGGCGCCTGCACGGCGTGGCGCCGGGCGCTCAAGCCGCCGTCCCCGCTCCTTCTCATCGGCCAGAACAGCACCGCTACTGCCTTCTCGCTCCCCACGCGCCGCTCCTTCAGCGTCAGGGCCATCCCCGGGCCCTACTTCGGCTCCAAGGACGGGTGGGTCGCCTATCTCTCCGATTGCTGGCCCTGGCTATGGGCCGGCTTCTGTGTGTTCATCCTCTCCAACCCCATGACCGCCCTCGATGTCTTCCTGCCGCTACTCGGGTGCGAGAACAGGCTCGTCACCAAGGTCGTCTTCGCACCCAGCCCCGCCAAGGACGACTTCACCGCCGCCGCCATTTGTGGGGTCACTGGGCTTGGTTACGTTGTCGCATGGGACAAGGAGTGGACCATCCTCGATCCCCTCCGCCTTCACGCAAGATATCAGCTCACTGACGTCCTCTTCTATGGCAAAGGTACAGTATACTACCTCACCTGGTGTGGAGATGTCCACGTGCTCCACCTGGCGGAGCTCCGCCGGATTGGACCGACACTGGTGACCACGGTCGAGCCTTTGTTGTCTGCCAACAACCATCCATTCGAGTTCGACCCTGAGACCAGTTTTAAACCGTTCCACGGCAAACTGTCGAGTTTCACTGGCGCCAAGCACCTTGTATTCTGCGAGGGCAACCTCTACCAAATCTGGGGGAACGCGAGCTGCAGGGTCAATTTGTGTCTGCCATCGGGCAGTGGTCGCCGCTGGGTAGAGCAGAATGAAATATTTGTTCTGAGATATTATCCCCAGCACCAACCATGTTGGGATGCCGTCACCGGCTTGGGTGCCTACTCAGTGTTTGTCGGGAGGAACAACGCGGTGTCAATTTATGCCCAAGGTGTCTCCAGACTGAAGGGTAACTGTGTGTACTGGatcagcag ATTTACTTCCTATGTTGTTGGTTTCTAG